In Homalodisca vitripennis isolate AUS2020 unplaced genomic scaffold, UT_GWSS_2.1 ScUCBcl_5319;HRSCAF=11991, whole genome shotgun sequence, the following proteins share a genomic window:
- the LOC124373326 gene encoding UDP-glycosyltransferase UGT5-like: MKSVFLWLLLLNAIGCSFSARILAMTPFHGKSHYIFVSGILKALHQRGHHIVEYSPFPPSKPLANYTHVEIHTELEKEFQKWTFEEFLQAAKMSNSLWPQPFYIPKYLVDDKPNV; encoded by the exons ATGAAGTCGGTTTTCCTGTGGCTTCTTCTCCTTAATGCGATAGGCTGCAGTTTCAGTGCCAGGATACTGGCCATGACACCTTTCCATGGTAAGAGTCACTATATCTTTGTGTCTGGGATCCTTAAAGCCTTGCATCAAAGAGGACACCATATAGTCGAGTACAGTCCCTTCCCTCCCAGTAAACCTTTGGCTAACTACACCCACGTGGAGATCCATACGGAATTGGAAAAGGAATTTC AAAAATGGACATTTGAAGAATTCTTACAAGCCGCAAAAATGTCCAACAGCTTGTGGCCCCAACCCTTTTATATTCCTAAATATCTGGTGGATGACAAACCCAATGTGTAA
- the LOC124373325 gene encoding UDP-glucuronosyltransferase 2A3-like yields MEERSANRKPSMQEYQLLVLHFFGDQPANVKFAEHRGIGVRLAFDNISEESISTAINKVLTNPKYKENAQRLSRIFHDRPMSSADSAVFWVEYVLRHGGAHHLRSAATQLSWYQLALLDVLAAIVAVIVILFLVLWKLLSLVCGRKGHKHVSTSKKKKLINLG; encoded by the exons ATGGAGGAGCGTTCAGCCAACAGGAAGCCATCCATGCAGGAGTACCAACTGTTGGTATTGCATTTTTTTGGAGATCAGCCCGCCAATGTCAAGTTTGCAGAGCACCGCGGTATTGGTGTCAGACTAGCATTTGACAACATTTCAGAGGAATCTATCTCTACAGCAATTAACAAGGTTTTGACAAATCccaa GTACAAAGAGAATGCTCAGCGACTATCTCGGATATTTCACGATAGACCAATGTCCTCAGCTGACTCAGCAGTGTTCTGGGTGGAGTATGTGCTGAGGCATGGAGGAGCTCATCACCTGAGATCTGCTGCCACACAACTGTCCTGGTACCAACTGGCTCTCCTGGATGTCCTGGCAGCTATCGTGGCTGTCATTGTCATCCTGTTTTTGGTCCTGTGGAAGCTTCTGTCTTTAGTCTGTGGTAGGAAAGGACATAAACATGTTTCCACAAGTAAGAAGAAAAAACTAATCAACTTGGGTTAA